From the Candidatus Rokuibacteriota bacterium genome, the window GGAGCCGAAGGGTGCGCGTCGGACACCTCGGTGTGGATGTGGACCACCGAAGGGAGCAAGCACTTGACCAGCTCAGCGGAGGCGTCCATGCACTCTCCTCAAAGCCGGGATCGACGCGACTTCGCGGAGCTTGGGGACCGGCATGTAGACGGTCTTGCCCTCCCGGAGGGCCGTCCCATGGACCGGGAGCTGCTGCTCGCGAAGCTCGGGCTTGGACATCGAGTCGGGCGCCATACGCCCCTGAGGCATGCCACAAGCATAGCGCAAATTGACCGGAGCCGGAGCAGAGCGTAGAATCCGGCCAGGAGACGCGCCAATGAGCGAGCCCGTCCGCATCGTCGAGTACGCCGATTACCTCTGACCGTGGTGCTACCCGGCGGCCGTGCGCCTCCGTCGGCTCAGGAGCGAGCTGGGCGACCGACTCCGCGTCGAGTGGAGAGCCTTCCCGCTGAGGCCGGTTCCGGACCCGACCGCAACCTTCAAGGGGACGTACCGCGAAGAGGCGTGGAAGCGCTGCCGGGCCTTCGCCGAGCCGGACGGCATCGTCTATAACCTCTGGGCCCGCGACGACTACCCGAACTGGAGCCTACCCGCGCTGGAGGCTGCGAAGTGCGTCGCACTCCAGGGGGAGGCGGCCTTCGAGCGCTTGCACCTCCGGCTCTACGCAGCCTTCTTCGCCGATGGGCGGAACATCGCCAACCCCGACGAGGTGGCCCAGGTCGTCAGCGAGTCCGGAGCGGATATGGCGCGCTTTCGCGCCGACCTGGCGGGCGGAAAGGCCCGGGCCGCGGTCCTCAGCGACTACGAGGACGCGGTGACCCAGGGGGTGCGG encodes:
- a CDS encoding DsbA family protein, coding for MRLRRLRSELGDRLRVEWRAFPLRPVPDPTATFKGTYREEAWKRCRAFAEPDGIVYNLWARDDYPNWSLPALEAAKCVALQGEAAFERLHLRLYAAFFADGRNIANPDEVAQVVSESGADMARFRADLAGGKARAAVLSDYEDAVTQGVRAIPTVVLNGGRRIVGLVDFAEYRRVVSARA